In Anopheles bellator chromosome 2, idAnoBellAS_SP24_06.2, whole genome shotgun sequence, the genomic stretch gcaaaaaaaaaaaacgaccacaTTGAGTCCTCAACGCTCGGTCCGGTATACAGCAGCGCGCAATAAGGATAATTTTCATTCTCGCTTCCAAAGCCCGCACTGTATCTCGTCATCTTCATCGGATGCTTTTATTGTTCTTATCAACTTAATAAACGTTATCATTATCCggcgggaaatgaaaaggttTTCCACGGGTCTCGTACCCCCGGgggttgcgcgcgcgcgcagtgTCTGTGTGAATGTCGATTACCCCAGGGAAGGAAGGAATTACCGACGGGATCGGTAACGCTCCTGATTACTGCACTGGAGGCCACTGCCAAAAACGGGACGCCACCGCAACGAGAAGTAAGAAAATATAAACCTCTTCATCCCGGCAGTGCTACTTCTCGGCGTATTGAGATTAAAATTTGCCAGTTCCGCCGGCGGTTGGCGACACGGTACCATTGCATAACCAACAATCGTAAACGAAGAAATTAAACCACTTCCTAGAGATTGATTACGCGACGTATTTGTCAACCACTTGCCTCTGGGATATTGTTGATAAAATACTATCATCCAGCATCCTGTAATTATGAAGTTAGCGCTCCGAATAACAGTGAAAATGTGGCCACAAGAGAGAACTGAAGCACTTTACAGCCCTGTCAAATACCAACAGTAACGCCGTTACTGGCGAGAGATGTAGATttaacattttccattttttgtagTATCGTTGAAGCGGCCCAAGCTATCTTTTTAGCATCATGCGCATGTAAAACACACCGTTCAGCtactttattttcatttaccgaaagaaaaaacaataatgcAATAATCTCCTGTTCTCTGGCAAAGGACGTACTTTCAGTCAATTTGGCCGGCACGGAAAATGCTGCAAAATTAGTCCGGTTCGTGTAAAAGTTTGGCTGTGGCCCACGTTGAGCTGCTCAGGGGATAAGCACCAatgagcagcggcagcgaatACATTAACGCTGGTGAAAATGGTGAAGATTGTACGTGAGATGAACCCTAAGCGGCGCCGGGCGACCTCACGGATTGGCACTAGACAAAAGAGGGCTTTCTTACCCGGTGCGACCGGAGGCCAGATGGGAGCATAATGTGGTGCAGCGCGGCCAAGAGTGATGGGCTCGCGTTGGGCAGGGGATTATCGTCCCCGAATGGGGCGCGCTACTCGCATTTATCATCATTTGGCCAACCCAAACCCCTGGGAGACCCCCAAGTGGAATGGCCGCGCGACACTATATCGGCAGAGTCATTTGCGGGCTCTCCCAAGCGGGCTTTACAACGATGTTAACGATTTTTCTCGTGAGTAATCTCTCATTTGTCTGCGGtctcgtttcgttcgcttgcaGATTGGGACGAATAATTGCACCGCCCGCTATCGAACGCTCAGTGCCGGTCTGGGCGACGAGTCGCCCTCACCGTCCCCGACGCCATCGTCCGAGTACGACGACATCCTGCAGGCGAACGCACTGCAGCTACAGAAGCATctgcaccatcagcagcagctgaagcTGGGCGACGCACAGTcgtcggccggcggcggtgtgggGCCGTCCGGACACGGCAGTGCGACATCCGCCGTGGCGTCCGGTAGCATGGCGGGACACGCATCCGGCGccatgctgctggcggcgagCGGAACCCTAAGTGGTAATGGCGTCGGTGGTAGCATGACACTTGCATCCGGCGGCGCATCCGGCGGCAATCTGCCAGCGAGCCTCGTcaacggtggcaccggcggtAGCGGTAACATCGCGGGTGCCATCGGCGGaggagcagcaggaggagCGGGCAGCTTCCCGACGGACATAAGCAGTGGTACTACGAGCACgagcaacaccaccaacagtagcagcagcgccagcagcaacaacagcaccagtACAAAGAACACAGTCAACAATCTCAAAAGCCTGAAGGCtgccaaaaatcgaaacaatctcACATCGTCGCTGACGGCGGCCTCGGCCGTCGGCGCTGCGACCTCGCACAACAGTAAAAATTTTAGCATAAGCCAACAAATAGCTTTAGTACATCACGTAAGTTCACCATTCGGCCAAATGTTCCCTTCCGAATTTCCCCAAACTGACGTGATTCTCATTCGTTCGAAGCTTTCGAAAAGCTTCCTTGTTTAGCATTCGTTAAGCTAATACTGTTTGCATTGTTTCTATCGACAGCCAAACGACGCTCGTACATCACCAAAGGATCACCTGCTGTACGGTGGCAAGGACCGTAGCAATCGTGACTACAGTAACTGTTTAGATAGCATCAGTGATCAAACTTTCCAACATTCGGCCAGTTCGGTCGAAAGCCTAccgagcgcttccggttcgagtGAGTATACCGCAATTGATCGACAGCTGGGAAAATAGTATACTAATTGGCCTTCGATGGCTCTGCGCGCTTCTCGCTTCTTTCAGGCACACAGGCCCTGGTGCGTCCCGGCAGTCCGCACAGTTCCCTGTCGGCCGAAGATCGCGCCACGATGATACCGATCTGCAGGGCGATCGCCCTCGTAGATAGCTGTCCCAGCCCGTTCGATAAGGAGGCTCTTAGGTTCAAGGTAACTATAGCGCGTTGAAACCCGCCATTAGCCGATGCACACACGACCGTGCATTAATCCCGTGTTTCCTTCCACTAAAATCAGAAAGGCGACATCATAGACGTGCTCTCGATGAACGCATCGGGCGTTTGGCGGGGCTACGCCAATGGGCGCTTGGGACACTTTAAGTTTATCAGCGTGGAGGTGTTGCCGGATCTACCGACGACCGCGATGAAAGGTTACGGGGGCAAGCTAGTCAGCCGGCACCGTTTGCCTACCAGCTGCCCGACGAGCGTAgaagagctgctgctgcggataGGTCTGAAGGAGTACACGTCGGTGTTTGTGCTTAATGGGTATGTCTCTCTGtggggtttcgtttttcgtagTGTTCGATGTGATTGAATCGGTTTTGGGTTGTGCGGGGTTACCTTCGTGTTTGGCAGGTACGAAGATCTGGAGCTGTTCAAAGAGCTGGAGCCATCCGATCTGGACTATCTGGGCATCGGTAACACCGAGCATCGGGCGAAGATTTTAGCAGCCGTGCAACTGCTACACGATCTTGATTGTAAGTTGAAAGTGGCCAAACACGTCCGATGGCCGTTGTCGGACGAAGGTCCTTCCGGCGAACCATCGTGATTCTGGGTCACTTCCCAGATCGTTGCTAATGAGGCTGCCTGCCCAATTTGCATGGTTCGTTAATAGCAACATCGGATGGAGATGTGGCCGGTTCGAGCTCGGAGAACGACGAAGGACTCCGCCTGAATCACGTCAACAGCTGCACAGGCGCTGGAGTCGGAATGGgaggcagcagcggcggtagTACGGCGAcgtcaacgacgacgagaggcGGTGACCACCAAACGTCTCCGTTTGGCCGGCGGCATTTTCCCCGCGATTCCGGCTGCTACGAGGGCTCCCCCGTACCGTCGGCGCAGGGTTCGCACAACAATCCCCAGCATCACTATCTGCTGCACCAGCATcagtcacagcagcagcagcacaacaatGGCCACGGTTTGGGTCCGGGGCAGCAACAGGGTATGGGACCACTGATGGCACatccacaccaccaccatcaccatcattccCACTCCGACAACGACACGAACAATCTCGactcggtggtggcccagTGTTCGAACGAGATCCTGAAGCGCGTGGAATCGGCTCGTCGGTTCAACGGTTCCATCACTACCGGTTCGTCGAAAACGATGAATACCCGCGGTGTGGCGAAGAAGGGTGGCCTGCTCGGGGGTGGCAGTGATGGCGGCAGCAGTGGGGCGATGGTCATGATGGGCGGCGGCAGCGTGACTGGTGGCAGTAGCGGTGGAGCGCTTAGCGAAAAGTCCAGCGACTCCGgcgttagcagcagcagcctttcGTCCGGCCCCGTTAAGGGCAGTGGTGGGCTCTAACGAGTCCGTCCCCCGATGACGGCCATCAGCGAGGACGACGCGGCAGACTTTTGCGGGCTCCAGTG encodes the following:
- the LOC131209052 gene encoding uncharacterized protein LOC131209052 — translated: MAVSNIVCEWLRALGLGQYAESFLDNGYDDLEICKQVGDPDLDAIGVQNPAHRSKLLKSVRLLREKGAASVYFQLNDPKSLLSDNSDSLERDSSPLMLSELEALLQDQLKADGVCLTAHPYSTPDAGRGHLEGLASVYCELLMAPFGEVLAALEEARQRAWSERSPHSSSGGGGGGLIRGHRGSSCHGGLPNSHSQPIYVPGKYSPSSCLSDKEEDEIYGFGYGVFAPRVARTTLQSHQQLQQQQQQQQQQQQPQQLHPQQQQPQQSTNSTNVPANSAAAQPSCLSPRSAYFYEFPPTDGRETSKKRTTLARLLRGLKTVNRRDRSNQNTSGGTATQSRSQNERLRQFQMNGGGPQPSFEETIQRLKIQEALRKKEKFQREHEEILRDIRQGLLQLSRDSRDDTYMYDDAVTGVLRMPHQGHWYDEPPYESDPDDFLMSGMRQIGAGYAGDGGGGPSATIQGGRVCYSSNGREGQSVISLRSAGDISIPQRGPRRGLIVPQQPPNPPTIIPLKHARSHDRESGDYAGSISDLHSVTSRLSQVSIGTNNCTARYRTLSAGLGDESPSPSPTPSSEYDDILQANALQLQKHLHHQQQLKLGDAQSSAGGGVGPSGHGSATSAVASGSMAGHASGAMLLAASGTLSGNGVGGSMTLASGGASGGNLPASLVNAAGGAGSFPTDISSGTTSTSNTTNSSSSASSNNSTSTKNTVNNLKSLKAAKNRNNLTSSLTAASAVGAATSHNSKNFSISQQIALVHHPNDARTSPKDHLLYGGKDRSNRDYSNCLDSISDQTFQHSASSVESLPSASGSSTQALVRPGSPHSSLSAEDRATMIPICRAIALVDSCPSPFDKEALRFKKGDIIDVLSMNASGVWRGYANGRLGHFKFISVEVLPDLPTTAMKGYGGKLVSRHRLPTSCPTSVEELLLRIGLKEYTSVFVLNGYEDLELFKELEPSDLDYLGIGNTEHRAKILAAVQLLHDLDSTSDGDVAGSSSENDEGLRLNHVNSCTGAGVGMGGSSGGSTATSTTTRGGDHQTSPFGRRHFPRDSGCYEGSPVPSAQGSHNNPQHHYLLHQHQSQQQQHNNGHGLGPGQQQGMGPLMAHPHHHHHHHSHSDNDTNNLDSVVAQCSNEILKRVESARRFNGSITTGSSKTMNTRGVAKKGGLLGGGSDGGSSGAMVMMGGGSVTGGSSGGALSEKSSDSGVSSSSLSSGPVKGSGGL